GAGCATACTAATAACTTTCACTTTACAAGCCGTGGCTACCATTTGTATTCCTGACCTGCAATAGAAGCTTAAAGGAGACAGTGTGTAAAGCTCTGCAAAGTAAAGAATTTCCCGaagtctctgtctcttctcgcTCGCTGGAAGTTTTTGAGAAATCACCACAGAgtgggccagctggccaatcagagactTGGCTTTATCGGCAAGTGGGAGGGGCTTAAAGAGAAAGGAGCTCCAACCAAGTGTTtcacacagaggctgaaaagaggagctacAGCAATTGACAGTATCAGAgctgtaatgtgtttttttgaacaTTAGAGCATTTCAACCTTTTTAAGTAATAACCCACGTTAAATTGATGAACTGGAATGTGGACTTGGCTCATATCAGCTGTCCATGCACTTACATGTCATTGGGCAAAACACAAGAAGTCAAATTAGGTGGAGGAAGTTGCAATGCACAAGCTGCAAGCCAGTAGTCAGGGAGTTCTAGTCCGTAACCCACAATCACGACAAGGCTCAATGGCTCATTGCACCTGTAAGACCTGAATAACCTGCCTGTTGCAAAATAAATGACATCTAGCCCGATACTAGAGTATCAACCATGTACAGTCAAGAAGCACCATGTGGTCTGCAGCATATACCTTTAACACCAGCAGATGTTGAGCACAGTGTGATCTTGAAAAATTTGGTACGTGTTGTTGTTGAAATACCAAAGTTAATGTTTTCCAGCAGTTAGGGGAAGCCTTAAATCATGCACTGTGCCAGTTGTGAGGGCTCTGTGGAACGTGTGTGGCAGAGGTCAGTCGCAAAGGCCAGTAGGAGTCATGCAAATATATATAGGGACACTTTTAAACCAGTAGTGTGCCCGACTGCAAATCAGGTCACTCATGACGTCGGCCGGACCACATCTCGATGCTCCAATCACAGAGCAACACAGTCATTTGATATACTGCACTGAATGATCATTTAATATGTCATCTTCCCTCTAGTAATGTTTATGGGTGGACTCTGCACTGCAATCAGCATATGTGGGAAAGACCGGGACTGTTTCATCTGTGGCTTGATAAGCAATCATCTGCTGTTAACAAACAAAGATAAGATCAGATCAGATAAGTCATACTTactaatatatgtatatattgcaCAGTATATTTCCCTATAGGGCCACTCATTAGGCCATTCATCAGGCCACAAACGTTGCAGGACAATATTATCCAGAGACAGATAGACGAAAACACCATCATCAGTTAAGGGATCAATTCAAAAGCCTGAATGGATTCATTGATATATAGACCAGTTTGCTTTACTGGCGGGTTTACCctggttcagttcagttcaacaAGCCTTGGCTATAAATAGACTGAGTGAGTGTTCTTGGAAAGaccactgtgtgcgtgtgtgagtgtgtgtgtgtgtgtctgtgtgtgtgtgtgtactagtGAGAACCATTCTGAGCGAAGAACCTATAGagagaggacattttggcctGTCAAGTGCCACAAAGAGCACTTAGAGTTAATACGCAGCactcttaaagggatagttcactggtAAATGAAAATTAACctattatctactcaccactatgccgatggaggggtgggtgaagtgtttgagaccacaaaacactttgggaGTTCCAGGGGTGAACAGCGTTGTAGTTAAATCCAATAAAATTGAGGTAAATAGTGACCACTTCCCCAAacgtaaataaaacaacagaacgCCTCCATACAGGTCCTGTGGTGTCACCCGAGTGATCGGAAGCCGcgacaaattcaaattcaacttgaaACGGCgcaatttacaccatgtttatAACCTAAATGTCCACTATTGTCCTCCCACTAGTTACTGCTACTATCCTTTTAATGAGAGCTACAGGCAGATGGGGAccgttaaaaaaaatccaattaattccttaaaggttcagtgtatagGATTGAGTAACATTTAgttacatgaacatgaacatggcagcctccgcaGAGGACCTGCTGAAGTTGTTTAATATAAAGGGCCCGTTcaagggtaaagaaaaacacatttcatgtgATTTAGATGAAAGACACCAGTAAAATGAtgactaggattattttatattcagtttctgccaatagatccctttcacctaggTCTCacccactgaacctttaaacccGGAATCTATTAATTAATAATTCCAGCACGACCAGTCATTTCCAGTAAAATAAAGACTCAGGTTAGGTAATTAGTTGGGATGGTAACAGTCCAACTATCATATTTGTCAAAGGGTTggttgagggttagggttaaattgGGATAAGGGTTCAGGCACCATGCCAACGGGTGCTCCCACTGAACTCGACGCACGAAGGTCTGTTTCTTTAAGAATTCACTTGAAACATGATCTCTGCgggttggagagagagagagagagagagagagagagagagagagagagagagagagagagagagagggaggggggtgtgcgtgcgtgtgtgcgtgcgtgctaccgcacacacaccaacacctcccaccccctcctcctgtgCAGTGCAGTCGGTTCAGTAATCGAGCGTCGAGCTTCCCGATCATCGCCTCTGCAGCCACCATGCGCGCTCCGTGTTGTCACACTGTGGGATTCTCGGTGAGCCTCGCGGAACGGGCACGGAGCAGCGACGGGAGGACCACCGTACACCCCGCAACTTGCTAGCgtgcgtgcgtttgtgcgtGCGGGACAGGAAAGGCAGGCTGTGTTTTCGACATGGATGTGGGGTCTTCTACCCAGCACACACGACTCCGTTCCGCGCGTGACCCTGGGAACCGCACAGCGCAGAGAGTGACGCGCTAATCATCTGGATGAAAGTCAAAAGGTACGTTCGATTCCCCAACCTGCGCTGTTCTCATGTGGGGGGGCTgctcctccacacaaacaccaccagGCCAGTGTTTGGTTCTTCCAGCTGCCGTCCAAGCAATGCTGCGTGGGTTGGCTTTGTGGGTCggtgggtgtgaatgtgtgtttgtttgtttgtgtgtgtgtatacgtgcgCACGCTTTGCTGCATGGCTTGAAACTCTTTGAGGACAACGTGTTATTCGGTGTCAGTGGGATTCTAACCTGCGTCTTGTTTTCGTGACGCTACCGAAATGCTTTCGTTTCCACGGCCCACCCCGTTGTACGCAAGCGCATTTCAGAGACGGTGGCAGTCGTCATaggaacatggaggagaggaaaacaaccTTCCAGGAAGTAACCTGTGTCTTTCCTGTGCAGTCGAAATAGACAACACCCCTCCGAGCGGCCCAGTCTAATGGCTGTGATCATAACAAACTAGAATAACCCTTAGTATCGTGCTAACCTTCACTGAGGCCAAACAACCCccccttaaaggttcagtatgtAAGATCATGCCTCCAGGGGCGTTACCAGGGGGGGAAAGGCCTCACGTGAAATCTGATTTGCccctcagaatcagaatcagaatcagaatgtatttattgccaagtaggtttacacctaggaggaatttgctctggttattccTCGTCCCTGTCAGTcgcattaatattaatatttaatcaagTAGAAAATGGTCTGTGTCTTTACAGCCTTAGTGACCACTGAAAGTGCTTTACAGCACAGTTTATTACCATTCAACCATTCAGTCACACATCCATACAGGGCCTCTATGGGCAGAGGGGAAGACCGGGATCGAACTGTAGTCAGTTACCAACAATACCCAAAATAAATGTGACACTTTGTCAGGAATTTTTGGTTTTCGCAATCTGCTTAAACATACaacaatatattcaatgatatgtggctttgctcaaaaaGGTGGAGTCAAGGGTAAACAAAGAATTACCTATATGTGCATCTTTCTGAGTCAGGAACTGTGTATTAAATACTGACCACTAATGCATTATGTGAAGGCAAAAGGAGAGGGCTCTGTGGGAATGGCCTCAGTTCCCTGGTGGCTTTATCTTGGTTACAGCGATTTCAGTTAGGccctcaagcatttcattggtATAACACAGGAACAAAGGCCGGTAGAAATTCACAGAGGCTAAAGCTCCAGGGAGTGAGGTgttcgtttgtgtgtgcgtgtgtgtgtgtgtgtgtgtgtgtgtgtgtgtgtgtgtgtgtgtgtgtgtgtgtgtgtgtgtgtgtgtgtgtgtgtgtgtgtgtgtgtgtgtgtgtgtgtgtgtgtgtgtgtgtgtgtgtgtgtctgtgtgtctgtgtgtttttgttttgtttgcctgTCATGGAAGATACTCAGTTCTGTAACTTGGGAAACCCACTGTAAATATGTCTTTTAGGTTAACAGACTTGGCCTCTTACCAAGGGCTAAGAGTCAAATGAGCCAATATAAACCTGAAATACCTGTTTGCCTTGCTATCCAGCATCACATGGGGGTAAATATCATTTAATGACATTCATTACAAtccattttaaatacttttatgaTATAGAGGTTATTTGGGAGTCCTgtaatttcacattaaaaaaaattacttttattagcCCCAGTTCAAGGGTAAGTCTTCCTTACAGTCAGTTACTATGACATATTTGTTGACTGATTAATTAATGTGAATGCTGTGATCAATCTGTGTGAAGGTGGAAATCTTGGCTGAAGTCTTTTCTCTAAACCTTTAACCTCTGTGTCCCTCCTCCCACAGTGGGGTTGGATGGCCATGGACCCATTCAGCCAGCTTATCCTCACCATCTCAGTGACCAGTTTCTTCACCTTCCAGTGGCTCTTCCACAAAGTCAGCCCCTGGGTGTCCACACGAATCAGCCCTGGCTTCCCCGGCCTAAGTGACAAGCAGAAGGTGGAATGGAACTCAAGGTGACCTGACATGAACCTATGTTTTGTAAAACCCACATGCTACGTGAGGCAGGGAGCGTGCGCACAGCTCGGATGTTGGCCAGACGGGTTTTGTTTCAGTAGGGTCCAAAGATAAGCACTGGCAGTCAACCTAcacagctgctgtgacacaaacatctgactcACCAGCAGGAtgcattgtgtgttttgcaATGCTTGCTCTACAGGGCACTGCTTCAAGGTTCTAGTAGTGTGGTGGAAACCCAAtgcaatgttgttgtttttttctcaaactcattattttaacattttcctaCAGCAGGGCAACTGATTTACCCCCTACCATCCTCAACCTCTTGTTCACAGATTTTGTCCGGATTGGGCAACAATTCCAGTACAAAGTATAGAAGATAACATACATTGCACAGTATCACAACAAGTTTAGTAATTACAAATCCTATTGGTTTTATGCAATTTGACTTGTCCAGCTAGGTTTCCATCAAACATCCTGAATCCCATCGGATCTGCCAAGAAGTCCAATCTTATGCCTTTGTTTTCTACTTAGATGCTATGCCTGACTTCATGTGATGCCCTTCACACTGTCTGATCATCCACTGAAACATGAATTTCCAGAGATAATTCATGTGCCGCGTGACAAGCATTTACCTATCAGACTTATTAATGCAAGGTAGCATAAATAATGCATCGtgcattgttgtttttcaaagatGGCCAATGGATCCTTTGTTATTGGTTGTATGGCTCCTCCTTTGCCTCCTAACCACCGCTGTAAGTGTGTTGCAGCATCTGTTCAGTTGATGTACACTCTTGTGTGTGTAAGTAGACAGCCAGGCACCAAgcaataaaatgacaaaaggTTAGAGGATTAGTTTTTTAAAAGATGGGATTTATTTAAccctaaaatgtaaaaatacaaatgaatgaaaaataagcaAAGTAGAAAAACAGGTCCCAAGAGGTCAACCAAACAGACATTGGCTCAAAAAACTGACCAAACAAACGAGACAAGGAGGAGATAAACTGGCAGATCAAaccattttaacatttaacctAATTAAACAAAATACTTAAAATTGATACAACAAACCCGCATTCTCCCCATGCTAATGCAGCAATTGGTCTAATCAACATTTTGCGGTggtgtatttttttcaatttttttatcttaCACAACTTTTTTCCTATCAGGTTTCTTTGAAGGTTAAATCTCTAATGCAATAGCTGGAGATCCCTCTTTTTGGCAAGTTGtttgatgtcagatggtagtgatgatgatgcttcTACTCTTTGTTGGTTTTACCCAAAACAACTTGCTCAAACAAATCCCTCCTCCCTTTTGGTATTGTCAAGCATGGTTTGCAAGGAAAGCAACTCTGCCTTGAATGAAGGTCGGCAGTAATACTATACGTACACAAATGACTGGTTAGGCTGTATTTGTAATGTCTGTTATTTAATCAAGATTTGCTTAATGAGAGTAATTGTCACGATGAGACTTGCTCCCCATAGTGAGAAATTATCAGATTAGAATGAAAAGCAACTGTTGGACTGTCTCCCTGCTGGACTGGGACTATGTGCCATTCTGTCTAACCCTGAAGCAGTGTTTTATATATTAGTCTAATTGGTCCTAATCTGTCTGCAGCCCTGACCGGGAATTTGTTGATTCACTGTGCTAAAAGCTCAGAGCTAAACCTTAAAACAAGGCACTTCTGGTGAATAAAGATAAATCTCCAAAAATCCTTTTGACAAgattatttaacataaaatcTCACACGCCTCTGATCACAcctgtatgttttgttttgtccattTTAGGACAGTTTCAACGTTCCACGCACTGTTGGTGGGAatcttctgtctctccatcttgtTCTTCGATGATGCCGTCAATGAAGACCCAGTCTGGTGAGAGTTTGGCTTTGAATTTGTATCGGGAAGGGAAACGTTTTTATCAGAACATCTCTACCAGCCACAGTTATGATTTTTTTGATTGAGAAATTAAATCCCTATTGtttcaaatattacaaataaCTTTGAGTGTAACATCTTCCAGCATCATTGGTTGGGTCTGCTTCTGTGGTGCTCTAGAATAGAAAGCTTGACAGGCATGGATGAGAGGTGGGACTTGGAGTGAAATTAGCAGATATTTGGCAaatttttcttccatttattttatttaaagggtcttttatttttttaaaccgttTAGAATAGCCAAACTTTGAAATTATATGGCCAGAACAAAGTGACTTTCATCAGACAAACCCGGTCAAaccaaatgtgtattttcaatAGGGGAGATCCTACACTGGTGAAGACAAATGTTGCCATCACAACAGGCTACCTCATATCTGGTAAGAGAAACAtactgtttacattttttttgtaaaagatACGATAAACTTGATCCTTTGATGACACCATTAAGTTGAAGCCACAGACTATGGCAATATTAGTCGATATCGATATACATCGCGATATTATCTAAATAATCAGGTAATAACTTTTttgaacatttgtgttttatgtcGAATGTCTATCCTGAAGCAGTTGTGTTATGATTGTTCAGCGTTGGAAACCTGCTGAAACTATGAACGTAGCTCTTTTCCAGGCACATGATTGGTTTGGCGCGGCACTATTCCTATTCTCATTGGCTGTTCGTGTTGTCTGTCAGCACATGGACAGGATGAGTTCTATCAACGTTATATCAGCATGTCTTAAAAGTCTCTATCGAAGAAAAGTTATATcgtgataattatcgatatcgTTTTATCACCCAGCTCTACCACAGACCATTTCAAGTTTACAGCATTCTTATTATCAGTTGTATGCActccaaatgtttttattgcacCAATGACATGtcatctctctgtcctctgtacTTTTGTTTTGCAGATCTGCTGCTAATATTTTACTATTGGAAGGCGATAGGGGACAAGTTTTTTGTAGTTCATCATCTGGCAGCGTTGTATGCTTACTACTATGTACTGGTGAGTGCCCTATTGTCCAATAGCAGAACGTGCAGGCAAGATGGGAAGGAGACAACCAAGGGTGAACAGCTGTGTCTTGCTGAGTTGGGTGGTTTAACGAATTTAGTGACTGTTCAGTGTCCATGGCTGTCCCCGCGCAGCCACTCAGCTCATATTAGTCAGTTCAATATGCACAAGTTAAGCATAGTGAGTAGATGTGGAAAGAATGCACCCAAAACTGTCCATTGAAGAGAAGGAAATGATATGGATGGATAAAGTCCACAGTGAGGTGTTTTCAGCAGTGGCTCCAGCTCCAGTTTTGACGTTATAAAAAAGCTTTTATGTTTGTTGCTActtctgtggttgtgttttgtttaagaTCGTCTCAAAGCTATTGAACACAGTCTATACATTGTCATGAGGTGTGTCGTTATAGCATTGATATGCACAGGTGCCGTgttaggctacatccacactagtACGTATTCGTTTGAAAACGTTAACCACTCCATTTTAGAATCGATCACGACATAGACTTCACCAGGCTCCTATAACATGACCACCTTCTGGAAAAAAATGATACAACTGCCTACATGCGTAGGAGACAATATATGATTCAAGCAATTCTGGTCATGTAATATGCATTTTTAAGGCATGTTAGTATGGATGGAATAACTGATGCAGAGCCAAAATGGTGGTGTGGACAGAGaaccttttagtttgaaaacactcAAATGAATATGTAGTAGGATGGATGTAACCTGAGTTTGACAAGTTTCATTGAGGTCGAGCAGTTTGCGTTGTATAGGTGACATCAATTGTGGGTATGGTTATTAATGTGATCACAATTCCTGTGCTGCTGGTATTCAGTTGGCTCCCGTCTCGGCGAGCGTACTCTGCAGCGCTGTTCACTCTTGGTTCAGTCTGAAACCCTCTAGGTCTCCAGGATCTGTCGCAGAATATACTATAGAAATGAATGACTATGGTATTTTTTGCATGGAATGCTCAATAATGATACTGGCTGatgaccccctccccccttcaccTTGCTCTTCCAGTTTCTGTGCTCTCTGTTTGTTCTGAACCGATCCCCTTCACTGTTGTTATGACTCAAGCTGAGCTCTGCGTAGCTAAGCGCAGCTGAACCCCCCAAGCCGTAACCACTGTGTGCATGCCGGCAGCTTCCTACACAGGCAGGGTTCCTCTCTCTTTGCTGTGCATGCCAAACAAACAGTATTTCACTCTCTCAATAACAAACCTGCCTATCTGCAGTACCTTCAGCCTGTCTTGTTTTTGTGCCAGAGCCTAAGTCTGCCGCCTCTTTCTCTTGCTTCACACACCTCTAGACCATCTGCAATGAGGGTATACTGAGAAAACGGCTCGGAGAATGGCATCCATATGACCCCAGGTGGTTGAGGCCGTCACCAAGTAGCCAAGTCCTCTTTTAATACTATGCTGGAAGTACTCTGTCGGGGGTAACCAATGgaatttctgttgttgttgctcttaAAAGTCAGTCTTTTCCTTGACACCCACTTTTACTTAGAGTGAAGAAAACTTGCAGGGAATTCCATCAATTCCCCAACAAGAAATGCTCTGTATAGGAAAACTCAAAAGGACCTATAGCGTGCGTTGCTCTGCTCTGAGTCCCCTTACTTAAACTGTCCTTGGACTAAAAATAAAGAACTACATGCTTTACATTGCTTAGTTCTGCACTGTTCTCTATGTTGCCAGTGCTAAGTTCAGCACAGCACTGAGGACGACCTCTGTCAATGCAGAAACCCAGATGTACATTTTTACCCTACACAATATTCAAGTCGTCGGCTGGATTAACAGTTTTCGTCTTAAATTTGACATGCATCAATATTACTTTTACACATTTCTACATCTAAATGGAAACAGTGTCACATTGTCATCACAAAGTTCTGATTGATTACTGACTGTAAATCCGGCCTTTCAGTTGGAGAAACAGAGCAAGCACCTGTATCTAGAAACCATTAGGTCGATGAGGTGAAGTAGGCCATACTGTTACTGGACACTCGTGACTGTTTCCTCAGACTAGATCTGATGCTCATTTGGGATAACAGAATGTAGGCGCCACATTTTACGactgttatttaaaaaagaaaagcacattgCGAGTCAAATTACATCTGGCGCTATTACATTTGCAGCAAAATCTTCATAACCTTTGATGtcaatttttatttgattcagtTATGTATTCAAATATGTTACATGTTGTCTCATTAGTAGTTGTGTTGAGTTTGTTAATGTGGAAGTGTAcatgtaaaatacacaaaaaccaGAAACCTATTCTGTACAAACATTAAATCCTGAGTTGTACAGCTTAATTAGGGGAAATAAAATTTACTTGGATTTCTGAaacttatatttaaaattaatatatttatcttgGAATGTTTTGCTTATTGATCAGTCTGCCACTAATGTTGTGAGAGTGACTAATGACTTTGAATGATCTGATAGCAGCATAATCTGACTTGACTAAAGCTTAACTAAAAAGCAGAACATACATATGCTGTTTAAATATCAGATGCATGCTTTCTTCTCAGTGTTGTTAGTCTCGCTTCTGAGGCGCTTCCAATTGTGGCggaatcgttttttttttcatttcagtaaTCTTTTTCTAATGTGTCTGTACAgtcttgtctgtctctgtgtcttccgctgactttaacacaaaaaatGCCCCTCTTTAAACCCCACATGCAAAAACTACCAACAAACACTTCGGGTTGTGTCATCCCCGTTCAtgcaaaaactaccaaaaaggGTTGTGTATCATTATGAGACCCCAGAGCTTGGTCTGGATCTAGATGGGGACTTCTTTATTCCTGTCTTGTCTGCTgttattgctgttgtgttgcactGAGCAGATATGATGCCCAGTCACAGTATGGATTTACCAGTTCCTAGAGGTATTAGCATTCTCATGCTCGGTGGAAAGTTCAAATCACAAGGTAGAAACACTGAAATGCAGATGCACCCTGTTTGTAGTAGTAAGTATTTTATTTCAGCCCTGACGGTAAGTCTTCTTTTTACATGCTTTATAAATCAGGCCACAAGACAAGTTACCTTAAATCCATTTCTGTGGATATTGTCCAATTGAATactgtttttttgatttttttaccaaatttagacttggatttgttttttattgtcttgAATGAACACCAAATAGCAGCTCTTGCTAAGGCATCAATCAAAACCTATGAATAAAGCCACACTAGTTTGAACTCAACAGATGATTTAGTATTGTGGCcatgtcaatgttttttaaGCTCAGGTCTCCTGAAACCATCTTGGTTTTATGATTaactttcatttcctcttttctattAAGCAGCAGTTGAAAAATTGtgcaattaaaagtaaaataaatccaTGCAAGCATATCCAGGAATGCTGGAAGTAAGTCAGAGTTAGGGGTGCTGAGAAAAAGTCTCAATAAAGAAAGCGCTTCTCTTATAATAGGGCCTCTTAGCAAACACAGCTGTTGCATTTCGTAACTCACCTATGACTGTTGATATTACTAGTTTCATCAGGAATTGCCTCAAGCTGTCAAACCTCAGCATTGAGCTCAGATTACATACAAGACAAACTGGAATTCCGGCCGGGAACTCTTAAACTGTGacagtgaaaacattttactttttttctctgcatggcTTTTAATCTCTCCTCTAAACAGTCGCTGGCTGAGAAAATGAATGTGTGATTGTACAGAATGTTTATCAAAACCTGTGCTTTTGATATTTGCTTAATTCCGTTTTCTATTGTCGAgatatttgaatgaaatgtctCTCGAAAGTTATctatctatatagatatatagatagatatgtGGATGTATAATTGAAGAAAGCTAACATAAACAATAGTAGCAAAGACACGTGAGTGATTATTACCTCAGTACAGACAAATGTATAGTTTTATGTGAGCATTTCTTCATTTGAACCTTGTACTCTCGGTTTCTTGAAAGATGGAGGATTATGATGACGAGTTTCTTACAAATTTTATATGAGAGTTTTGGACTGGGGCAATGAAAGTTACTGGCCAGATGAATGACTTTGTCCATGGCCAGATCTTTGTGCCCCTCCTGTAGGGTCGTTCCTTCTCTCAATAATCGAGAGAATGAATCAGGAAGTGAAATTGGAGATGACGGTCTAATTTTGGCCTGCAAATTCTGAAGGAATAATGATGTGCCCTGACAGAGGAGGGGCTTTTGTTAGATGTGTCAAATAGGTCTTAGTTTGGTGGGCACTTCATCTAATTTTAAAGTTCCCCCCTTCCTtgcaattatttcttaaatctaaattaaaataCTAAATATCATAGGTCCAAAAATGTCTTTGTATCTTAAACATGCCTTTGTTTTGATAGTTGATCGAGATCTTTGCTGTCATTTATGTAAGTGCTGTGGATCTGCTAGATACTGACCATGGTGGGTGATCACTGAGGAGCAGATCGCTCAGCAGCTTCATGCCTGCTGgtcatttcatattttgtggTTTTTCCTGTTCTTGCCTTGTTCTTCCAGGGCGTTGGAATGTTGCCTTATTTTGCTAACTTCCGTCTGCTCGCTGAGTTTTCTACACCATGTGTGAACCAGCGGTATGTATCTCCTTTGTGTTATTTAATTCAGAATTCAGGCTAAATTTTATAACATTTCTTGAGGTGTGTCAGAAGTTGTTTTGATTGTAAGGAATTGTAATTATATGCACATAGAGTTTTCAACCCTTTATCCTCATTAAGCTGAGGTCATACCTGACATACTTAAACTCTCATGCACTGTAAAGGTTCAAGTTACTCATGAATGAAACTTTTAGATATTGACATTTTAATACTGCTAGatactgtattttttaatttgtcttgtttttcagcTGGTTCTTCGAGGTACTAGGTTACGCCAAGTCCTCGTGGCCCAACATGGCAAATGGCGTTGCCATGGCAGTGGTGTTTTTCGTGGTTCGCATCGCCGTCATGCCCGTCTACTACAGTCGCATGTATGCAGTCTATGGCACGGAGGCCTTCTACCTTGTGCCGTGGGGGGGCCGCGTAGCGTGGATCTGCTCCAGCATCTGCCTTGATGTCATGAACATTATGTGGATGCATAAGATCGCCCGTGGCTGCTACAAGGTGTTGCGCTCGGCCCATCAGCGCAAAGCCAGCTTGCCTCAGGAGAACGGGAAGACAGATTAAGGGAACCAGGAAGTCCGTGGCCACAATATGGACAAAAGAGACGTCACTCTCATTGCACTGGTTAGCAGCAGGTGGGACCCTCACATGTCGCGCTGCTTCAGGAGGAGCACACCTGGGATCTGTGACATTAAAATGCTGAATGTAATGAGGGAAACTGAGATTCCTTTTGGAAAGTGG
The window above is part of the Platichthys flesus chromosome 21, fPlaFle2.1, whole genome shotgun sequence genome. Proteins encoded here:
- the LOC133932357 gene encoding TLC domain-containing protein 4-B-like isoform X1, with the protein product MSQYKPEIPVCLAIQHHMGWGWMAMDPFSQLILTISVTSFFTFQWLFHKVSPWVSTRISPGFPGLSDKQKVEWNSRTVSTFHALLVGIFCLSILFFDDAVNEDPVWGDPTLVKTNVAITTGYLISDLLLIFYYWKAIGDKFFVVHHLAALYAYYYVLGVGMLPYFANFRLLAEFSTPCVNQRWFFEVLGYAKSSWPNMANGVAMAVVFFVVRIAVMPVYYSRMYAVYGTEAFYLVPWGGRVAWICSSICLDVMNIMWMHKIARGCYKVLRSAHQRKASLPQENGKTD
- the LOC133932357 gene encoding TLC domain-containing protein 4-B-like isoform X2, whose translation is MAMDPFSQLILTISVTSFFTFQWLFHKVSPWVSTRISPGFPGLSDKQKVEWNSRTVSTFHALLVGIFCLSILFFDDAVNEDPVWGDPTLVKTNVAITTGYLISDLLLIFYYWKAIGDKFFVVHHLAALYAYYYVLGVGMLPYFANFRLLAEFSTPCVNQRWFFEVLGYAKSSWPNMANGVAMAVVFFVVRIAVMPVYYSRMYAVYGTEAFYLVPWGGRVAWICSSICLDVMNIMWMHKIARGCYKVLRSAHQRKASLPQENGKTD